From Mustela nigripes isolate SB6536 chromosome 13, MUSNIG.SB6536, whole genome shotgun sequence, one genomic window encodes:
- the TINF2 gene encoding TERF1-interacting nuclear factor 2 isoform X2, producing MATPPEAGPAALRFAAAASWQVVRGRCVEHFPRVLEFLRSLRIAAPGLVRYRHHERLCMGLKAKVVVELIQQGRPWAQVLNALHHHFPESGPVVRDPKATKQDLRKVLEAQETFCQEVKQLAEAPVDLVSRVQELEQEYGEPFLDAMEKLFFEYLCQLEKALPALQTQQLQDVVSWMQPGVSIATSSVLSQYAVDMGWPLPECSVNDSVSMTEPTEQNPRQLKLAHHDPLPEASSGPYLPQGPTSRKDPEPKAGHHFNLAPLGRRRIQSRWASTKGGHKERPTVMLFPFRNLGSPPQVISEPENREEHGTNMADPADAVGTRAASTGKPKSPPQPLGGRALKENPVEVFASEQEENCLVCPMDPLRLSLSPPRTRKPLCPPSLCSSVITIGDLVLDSDEEENGQKEGRDPPCSPSILTESLGHIPRTAAASILQSKEHCEERTWTAQAL from the exons ATGGCCACGCCCCCAGAGGCTGGTCCCGCGGCTCTGCGCTTCGCCGCCGCCGCCAGCTGGCAAGTCGTGCGGGGACGTTGCGTGGAGCATTTCCCGCGAGTATTAGAGTTTCTGCGATCACTGCGCATTGCTGCCCCTGGTTTAGTTCGCTACCGCCACCACGAACGCCTGTGTATGGGTCTGAAGGCCAAG GTAGTGGTGGAGTTGATCCAGCAGGGCCGGCCGTGGGCCCAGGTTCTGAATGCCCTGCATCACCATTTCCCAGAGTCTGGACCTGTAGTGCGGGACCCCAAAGCG ACAAAGCAGGATCTGAGGAAGGTCTTGGAGGCGCAGGAGACCTTTTGCCAAGAGGTGAAGCAGCTAGCAGAGGCCCCAGTGGACTTGGTTTCCAGGGTGCAG GAACTTGAACAAGAGTATGGGGAACCCTTTCTGGATGCCATGGAAAAGctgttctttgaatatttgtgTCAACTAGAGAAAGCCCTGCCTGCATTGCAGACACAGCAG cttCAGGATGTGGTCAGTTGGATGCAGCCTGGAGTTTCTATCGCTACTTCTTCTGTCTTGAGCCAGTATGCTGTGGACATGGGGTGGCCACTTCCAG agtgcTCCGTTAACGATTCGGTGAGCATGACAGAGCCCACGGAGCAGAATCCTCGGCAGTTAAAACTAGCACATCACGACCCTTTGCCAGAAGCCAGTTCTGGCCCATACCTCCCTCAAGGACCAACCTCCAGGAAGGACCCAGAACCTAAGGCTGGCCACCACTTCAATCTGGCGCCTCTAGGCCGGCGAAGAATCCAGTCCCGATGGGCATCCACTAAGGGAGGCCATAAGGAGCGCCCCACAGTCATGCTGTTCCCCTTTAGGAATCTGGGTTCACCACCCCAAGTAATATCTGAGCCTGAGAACAGGGAAGAACATGGGACAAACATGGCAGATCCAGCAGATGCTGTGGGCACGAGAGCAGCTTCCACTGGAAAGCCAAAGAGTCCACCCCAGCCGCTGGGGGGAAGGGCTTTGAAAGAGAACCCAGTTGAGGTGTTTGCTTCAGAGCAAGAAGA GAATTGCTTGGTTTGCCCCATGGACCCCCTGAGACTGTCATTATCCCCTCCTAGGACCAGGAAGCCAT TGTGTCCTCCATCTCTGTGCAGCTCTGTTATTACCATAGGGGACTTGGTTTTGGACTctgatgaagaagaaaatggccagaaggaaggaagg gaccctccctgctctcccagcATCCTTACCGAAAGCCTTGGCCACATCCCCAGGACAGCTGCAGCCTCCATCCTGCAAAGTAAGGAGCACTGTGAAGAGAGAACATGGACTGCCCAAGCACTCTGA
- the TINF2 gene encoding TERF1-interacting nuclear factor 2 isoform X3 — MATPPEAGPAALRFAAAASWQVVRGRCVEHFPRVLEFLRSLRIAAPGLVRYRHHERLCMGLKAKVVVELIQQGRPWAQVLNALHHHFPESGPVVRDPKATKQDLRKVLEAQETFCQEVKQLAEAPVDLVSRVQELEQEYGEPFLDAMEKLFFEYLCQLEKALPALQTQQLQDVVSWMQPGVSIATSSVLSQYAVDMGWPLPECSVNDSVSMTEPTEQNPRQLKLAHHDPLPEASSGPYLPQGPTSRKDPEPKAGHHFNLAPLGRRRIQSRWASTKGGHKERPTVMLFPFRNLGSPPQVISEPENREEHGTNMADPADAVGTRAASTGKPKSPPQPLGGRALKENPVEVFASEQEENCLVCPMDPLRLSLSPPRTRKP; from the exons ATGGCCACGCCCCCAGAGGCTGGTCCCGCGGCTCTGCGCTTCGCCGCCGCCGCCAGCTGGCAAGTCGTGCGGGGACGTTGCGTGGAGCATTTCCCGCGAGTATTAGAGTTTCTGCGATCACTGCGCATTGCTGCCCCTGGTTTAGTTCGCTACCGCCACCACGAACGCCTGTGTATGGGTCTGAAGGCCAAG GTAGTGGTGGAGTTGATCCAGCAGGGCCGGCCGTGGGCCCAGGTTCTGAATGCCCTGCATCACCATTTCCCAGAGTCTGGACCTGTAGTGCGGGACCCCAAAGCG ACAAAGCAGGATCTGAGGAAGGTCTTGGAGGCGCAGGAGACCTTTTGCCAAGAGGTGAAGCAGCTAGCAGAGGCCCCAGTGGACTTGGTTTCCAGGGTGCAG GAACTTGAACAAGAGTATGGGGAACCCTTTCTGGATGCCATGGAAAAGctgttctttgaatatttgtgTCAACTAGAGAAAGCCCTGCCTGCATTGCAGACACAGCAG cttCAGGATGTGGTCAGTTGGATGCAGCCTGGAGTTTCTATCGCTACTTCTTCTGTCTTGAGCCAGTATGCTGTGGACATGGGGTGGCCACTTCCAG agtgcTCCGTTAACGATTCGGTGAGCATGACAGAGCCCACGGAGCAGAATCCTCGGCAGTTAAAACTAGCACATCACGACCCTTTGCCAGAAGCCAGTTCTGGCCCATACCTCCCTCAAGGACCAACCTCCAGGAAGGACCCAGAACCTAAGGCTGGCCACCACTTCAATCTGGCGCCTCTAGGCCGGCGAAGAATCCAGTCCCGATGGGCATCCACTAAGGGAGGCCATAAGGAGCGCCCCACAGTCATGCTGTTCCCCTTTAGGAATCTGGGTTCACCACCCCAAGTAATATCTGAGCCTGAGAACAGGGAAGAACATGGGACAAACATGGCAGATCCAGCAGATGCTGTGGGCACGAGAGCAGCTTCCACTGGAAAGCCAAAGAGTCCACCCCAGCCGCTGGGGGGAAGGGCTTTGAAAGAGAACCCAGTTGAGGTGTTTGCTTCAGAGCAAGAAGA GAATTGCTTGGTTTGCCCCATGGACCCCCTGAGACTGTCATTATCCCCTCCTAGGACCAGGAAGCCAT ga
- the TINF2 gene encoding TERF1-interacting nuclear factor 2 isoform X1 — protein sequence MATPPEAGPAALRFAAAASWQVVRGRCVEHFPRVLEFLRSLRIAAPGLVRYRHHERLCMGLKAKVVVELIQQGRPWAQVLNALHHHFPESGPVVRDPKATKQDLRKVLEAQETFCQEVKQLAEAPVDLVSRVQELEQEYGEPFLDAMEKLFFEYLCQLEKALPALQTQQLQDVVSWMQPGVSIATSSVLSQYAVDMGWPLPECSVNDSVSMTEPTEQNPRQLKLAHHDPLPEASSGPYLPQGPTSRKDPEPKAGHHFNLAPLGRRRIQSRWASTKGGHKERPTVMLFPFRNLGSPPQVISEPENREEHGTNMADPADAVGTRAASTGKPKSPPQPLGGRALKENPVEVFASEQEENCLVCPMDPLRLSLSPPRTRKPLCPPSLCSSVITIGDLVLDSDEEENGQKEGRESLENYQKTKFDTLIPTFYEYLPTSGPRAMSVPSLTVETGLDT from the exons ATGGCCACGCCCCCAGAGGCTGGTCCCGCGGCTCTGCGCTTCGCCGCCGCCGCCAGCTGGCAAGTCGTGCGGGGACGTTGCGTGGAGCATTTCCCGCGAGTATTAGAGTTTCTGCGATCACTGCGCATTGCTGCCCCTGGTTTAGTTCGCTACCGCCACCACGAACGCCTGTGTATGGGTCTGAAGGCCAAG GTAGTGGTGGAGTTGATCCAGCAGGGCCGGCCGTGGGCCCAGGTTCTGAATGCCCTGCATCACCATTTCCCAGAGTCTGGACCTGTAGTGCGGGACCCCAAAGCG ACAAAGCAGGATCTGAGGAAGGTCTTGGAGGCGCAGGAGACCTTTTGCCAAGAGGTGAAGCAGCTAGCAGAGGCCCCAGTGGACTTGGTTTCCAGGGTGCAG GAACTTGAACAAGAGTATGGGGAACCCTTTCTGGATGCCATGGAAAAGctgttctttgaatatttgtgTCAACTAGAGAAAGCCCTGCCTGCATTGCAGACACAGCAG cttCAGGATGTGGTCAGTTGGATGCAGCCTGGAGTTTCTATCGCTACTTCTTCTGTCTTGAGCCAGTATGCTGTGGACATGGGGTGGCCACTTCCAG agtgcTCCGTTAACGATTCGGTGAGCATGACAGAGCCCACGGAGCAGAATCCTCGGCAGTTAAAACTAGCACATCACGACCCTTTGCCAGAAGCCAGTTCTGGCCCATACCTCCCTCAAGGACCAACCTCCAGGAAGGACCCAGAACCTAAGGCTGGCCACCACTTCAATCTGGCGCCTCTAGGCCGGCGAAGAATCCAGTCCCGATGGGCATCCACTAAGGGAGGCCATAAGGAGCGCCCCACAGTCATGCTGTTCCCCTTTAGGAATCTGGGTTCACCACCCCAAGTAATATCTGAGCCTGAGAACAGGGAAGAACATGGGACAAACATGGCAGATCCAGCAGATGCTGTGGGCACGAGAGCAGCTTCCACTGGAAAGCCAAAGAGTCCACCCCAGCCGCTGGGGGGAAGGGCTTTGAAAGAGAACCCAGTTGAGGTGTTTGCTTCAGAGCAAGAAGA GAATTGCTTGGTTTGCCCCATGGACCCCCTGAGACTGTCATTATCCCCTCCTAGGACCAGGAAGCCAT TGTGTCCTCCATCTCTGTGCAGCTCTGTTATTACCATAGGGGACTTGGTTTTGGACTctgatgaagaagaaaatggccagaaggaaggaagg GAGTCTCTGGAAAACTATCAGAAGACAAAGTTTGACACCTTGATCCCTACCTTCTATGAGTATCTCCCCACTTCTGGCCCCAGGGCCATGTCTGTCCCTTCCCTGACAGTAGAGACAGGTCTGGACACTTAG
- the TINF2 gene encoding TERF1-interacting nuclear factor 2 isoform X4: MATPPEAGPAALRFAAAASWQVVRGRCVEHFPRVLEFLRSLRIAAPGLVRYRHHERLCMGLKAKVVVELIQQGRPWAQVLNALHHHFPESGPVVRDPKATKQDLRKVLEAQETFCQEVKQLAEAPVDLVSRVQELEQEYGEPFLDAMEKLFFEYLCQLEKALPALQTQQLQDVVSWMQPGVSIATSSVLSQYAVDMGWPLPECSVNDSELLGLPHGPPETVIIPS, from the exons ATGGCCACGCCCCCAGAGGCTGGTCCCGCGGCTCTGCGCTTCGCCGCCGCCGCCAGCTGGCAAGTCGTGCGGGGACGTTGCGTGGAGCATTTCCCGCGAGTATTAGAGTTTCTGCGATCACTGCGCATTGCTGCCCCTGGTTTAGTTCGCTACCGCCACCACGAACGCCTGTGTATGGGTCTGAAGGCCAAG GTAGTGGTGGAGTTGATCCAGCAGGGCCGGCCGTGGGCCCAGGTTCTGAATGCCCTGCATCACCATTTCCCAGAGTCTGGACCTGTAGTGCGGGACCCCAAAGCG ACAAAGCAGGATCTGAGGAAGGTCTTGGAGGCGCAGGAGACCTTTTGCCAAGAGGTGAAGCAGCTAGCAGAGGCCCCAGTGGACTTGGTTTCCAGGGTGCAG GAACTTGAACAAGAGTATGGGGAACCCTTTCTGGATGCCATGGAAAAGctgttctttgaatatttgtgTCAACTAGAGAAAGCCCTGCCTGCATTGCAGACACAGCAG cttCAGGATGTGGTCAGTTGGATGCAGCCTGGAGTTTCTATCGCTACTTCTTCTGTCTTGAGCCAGTATGCTGTGGACATGGGGTGGCCACTTCCAG agtgcTCCGTTAACGATTCG GAATTGCTTGGTTTGCCCCATGGACCCCCTGAGACTGTCATTATCCCCTCCTAG